Sequence from the Corallococcus sp. EGB genome:
CGTCCCGCGCTGGGCCCGGGGGACTCGGGCAACCCGGCGCTGCCCGTCGCGAGCTGGCGCAGCAACGATCCGGCGCTGGGCATCCACTCATCCGCGGCGCTGTCGCTGGTGCCCTACGCCATGGAGCAGGAGGGGGACACGCGCGCCCTCTTCCCTGAAGGAAGGCTGGACGCGGACCTCCAGCAGGTGGACCTGCGGGCCACGAACTCCTGGCGCCTCAAGCTGTCCGAGGTGCGCACCGCGGAGATGCTGGAGGTGCACCTGGTGAACGCGGTGGCGCCCTTCATCCTGTGCGGCAAGCTCAAGCCGCTGATGCTGAAGGACCGCTCGAAACCGGGCCACATCGTCAACGTGTCCGCCATGGAGGGCAGCTTCTCCCGCTGGACGAAGACGGACCGGCACCCGCACACCAACATGGCCAAGGCCGCCCTGAACATGATGACGCTCACCTCCGCGCCGGACTACGCGAAGGGCCGCATCTTCATGAACGCGGTGGACACCGGCTGGGTCACCGACGAAGACCCCGCCCGCTTCGCCGAGCGCAAGACGCAGGAGCTGGACTTCCAGCCCCCGCTGGACATCGTGGACGGGGCCGCGCGCGTCGTGGACCCGGTCATGACCGCCGTGAACACCGGCGAGTGCGTCTGGGGCAACTTCTTCAAGGACTACCGCCCCACGGACTGGTGACGCCCCGGGGCCGCCGCATGGGTTGATTGAATTCCAGGCTTTGCGAATCTGTCCACCGGCATGCGGGCAGGTTCGCAAGGCCCTGGATTCACTGCCAAAAGCCCGGGCCGGTGGTATCAAGCACGCCACCATGCCTGAAACGCCTTCGCCCCTGTTCAACGCGGTCCCCGTGGAGATGGACTTCCCGGCCGAGGAGCGCCGCATCCTGGCCTTCTGGAAGGAGCGCCGCATCTTCGAAAAGTCGCTCCAGGCGAACGAAGGCAAGCCTCCCTTCGTCTTCTACGAGGGCCCGCCCACGGCGAACGGCCTGCCGCACAACGGCCACGTCCTCACGCGCGTCATCAAGGACCTGTTCCCCCGCTACCAGACCATGCGAGGCCACTACGTGCCGCGCAAGGCGGGCTGGGACACGCACGGCCTGCCGGTGGAGGTGGAGGTGGAGAAGGAGCTCCGCATCCACGGCAAGGCGGAGATTGAGAAGTACGGCGTGGAGCCCTTCACGGAGCGCTGCATCGAGTCCGTGTTCCGCTACACCTCCGAGTGGGAGAAGCTGACCGAGCGCATCGGCTTCTGGGTGGACCTCAACGAGGCCTACGTCACCTACCACCGGGGCTTCGTGCAGAGCGTGTGGTGGGCGCTCTCCGAGCTCTACAAGAAGGGCCTGCTGTACCAGGGTCACAAGGTCGTGTGGTGGTGGCCGCGCGGCGGCACCGCGCTGTCCGCGGCCGAGGTGGGCCTGGGCTACAAGACGGTGGACGACCCCAGCGTCTACGTGGCCTTCCCGCTGCGCGACGCGCCGGACACGGCGCTGCTCATCTGGACGACGACGCCCTGGACGCTGCCGTCCAACATGTACGCGGCCGTCAACCCGTCCGTGGACTACGTCACCGTGGACGCGGGCGACCGCAAGCTCATCCTCGCCGCCGCGCTGCGCGAGGAGCTGGCCAAGAAGCTGAAGAAGGACCTGCCGGTGCTGGCCACGCAGAAGGGCAGCGACCTGGTGGGCAAGCGCTACACGCCCCCCTTCGACACGTACTTCGCGAAGGATGCGGACACCACGCTGCCGCTGAAGGACGGCGGCCAGGACACGGTGGGCTGGCGCGTGATTCCGGCGGACTTCGTCACGCTGGACAGCGGCACGGGCATCGTCCACACGGCGCCCGCCTTCGGCGAGGACGACTACCGGGCCTACCGCAAGGACGCCGCGCGCTTCCAGGATCCGGACGCGCTCGGCATGCGCTGCGCGGTGAAGCCGGACGGCACCTTCTCGGAGGAGGTGCCGCTCGTCGCCGGCCGCTTCGTGAAGGACGCGGACAAGGACCTGCAGCGCAACCTGAAGGAGCGCGGGCTGCTCATCCACACGGAGCAGTACCGCCACGAGTACCCCTTCTGCTGGCGCGCGGACGAGGACCCGCTCATCCAGTACGCCCGCCCCGCCTGGTACATCCGCACCACCTCCGTCATCGAGCAGGCCCAGGCGAACAACCAGCAGGTCAACTGGATCCCGGAGAACATCAAGGACGGCCGCTTCGGCGACTTCCTCGCCAACAACGTGGACTGGGCCCTGTCGCGCGAGCGCTACTGGGGCACGCCGCTGCCCCTGTGGATCCACTCGGAGACGGGGGAGACGGAGGCCGTGGCCTCCATCGCGGAGCTGCGCCAGAAGCCGGGCAACAACGTGGCCGCCGTGGAGGCGGAGCTGAAGGCGTTCCTCGCCGGCAAGCCGCACGAGTCCAACGCGGAGCACCTGCTGGTCCACAAGCCGTGGATCGACAAGGTGACGTATGAGAAGCCCGGCTCCGGCGGGAAGTTCCAGCGCGTCCCGGAAGTGGTGGACGTGTGGTTCGACTCCGGCTGCATGCCCTTCGCGCAGTGGGGCTTCCCGCACGCGGAAGGCAGCCGTGAGACGTTCAACCGCGCGTTCCCCGCGGACTTCATCTCGGAGGCCATCGACCAGACGCGCGGCTGGTTCTACTCGCTGCTCATGGTCAGCACGCTCCTCTTCGACGAGGAGACCCAGAAGCGCATCGGCCTGACGCCGAAGCGGGACTGGCCCATGCCGTACAAGAGCTGCATCGTGCTGGGCCACGTCTCCGACAAGGAGGGCAAGAAGGAGTCCAAGTCCAAGGGCAACTACACCCCGCCGGAGATCATCCTGGACGAGGTGCGCATGGACTTCGCGGTGCTCACCGCCGCGGAGGCCGGCGTCCCCGCGGAGCCCGGCGTGGCGCTCATCGCGCGCGAGGACCTGGAGGGCCTGGACACGCAGGAGGGCGCGAAGGTGCAGCTCTTCCGCCCGGACCGGCCGGGCGCGCCCGTCACGGTGACGCTGAAGGTGCACAAGAAGCTCAA
This genomic interval carries:
- the ileS gene encoding isoleucine--tRNA ligase, with product MPETPSPLFNAVPVEMDFPAEERRILAFWKERRIFEKSLQANEGKPPFVFYEGPPTANGLPHNGHVLTRVIKDLFPRYQTMRGHYVPRKAGWDTHGLPVEVEVEKELRIHGKAEIEKYGVEPFTERCIESVFRYTSEWEKLTERIGFWVDLNEAYVTYHRGFVQSVWWALSELYKKGLLYQGHKVVWWWPRGGTALSAAEVGLGYKTVDDPSVYVAFPLRDAPDTALLIWTTTPWTLPSNMYAAVNPSVDYVTVDAGDRKLILAAALREELAKKLKKDLPVLATQKGSDLVGKRYTPPFDTYFAKDADTTLPLKDGGQDTVGWRVIPADFVTLDSGTGIVHTAPAFGEDDYRAYRKDAARFQDPDALGMRCAVKPDGTFSEEVPLVAGRFVKDADKDLQRNLKERGLLIHTEQYRHEYPFCWRADEDPLIQYARPAWYIRTTSVIEQAQANNQQVNWIPENIKDGRFGDFLANNVDWALSRERYWGTPLPLWIHSETGETEAVASIAELRQKPGNNVAAVEAELKAFLAGKPHESNAEHLLVHKPWIDKVTYEKPGSGGKFQRVPEVVDVWFDSGCMPFAQWGFPHAEGSRETFNRAFPADFISEAIDQTRGWFYSLLMVSTLLFDEETQKRIGLTPKRDWPMPYKSCIVLGHVSDKEGKKESKSKGNYTPPEIILDEVRMDFAVLTAAEAGVPAEPGVALIAREDLEGLDTQEGAKVQLFRPDRPGAPVTVTLKVHKKLKRRVVLLAPQELQQLDVKASARGVDVMPVEVPRLPATERVVLKDPATKAPGADAFRWFFYAASPTWSNTRHSLANVRLLQKDFQVKLRNVYSFFTIYANIDGFNPAKGNAGSTEAPWLAIRKSQGWREVKARPVLDRWILSEVQLTLRDVARALDTYQVYDAAQRMVALVDALSNWYLRRSRERFWAPGFEQDKQDAYFTLYEALTTITALSAPFIPFFADDMWGNLVGKPWGAAQPESVHLARFPDVDASLIDEGLAAEMGAVRELVSLGLKVRTDNRLKVRQPLARADVILSRRELTERVAVYQALISDELNVHTVKLVEPGSPEADVVRYRVRPNLRAMGSRLGPKLAPVRKAFDAGDGRALHHELLTTGKVALNVGGEDMVFPAEELETLVEAQPGYAAAGGGVGVVVMHTQLTEALVDEGLVRELLARVQGARKDMDLGYTDRIRLWVDGDERVKRVVDAARDEIARETLASEIHVGPQGLTGSEEEANLNGLPAKLRVERA